A region of the Pricia mediterranea genome:
GTAGTACGAACCAGACCCCCCGATATGCCCAACCGGGAATCAAAGGTCAGGAAATCGATGTAATCCTGGAACTGAAGGTGCTTGCCGATGTGGGACTGGTAGGCTTCCCGAACGCAGGAAAGTCCACCCTACTCTCCGTAATTACTTCTGCAAAACCGAAAATAGCGGATTACGAGTTTACGACCTTAAAGCCCAATCTGGGCATTGTAAAGTATCGGGATTTCCAAAGCTTCGTCATGGCCGATATCCCCGGGATAATCGAGGGAGCGGCCGAAGGAAAGGGCTTGGGGCACTATTTTCTGCGCCATATCGAGCGCAATGCCACCCTTTTGTTCCTGATTCCCGCCGATAGTGATGACATCGCCAGGGAATATCAAATCTTGTTGGACGAACTGCGTAGATACAATCCCGAACTGATCGATAAAGACCGCTTGGTAGCCATTTCGAAAAGCGATATGCTCGACGAGGAGCTGATGGGCGAAATGCGTACGGAATTGGAGAAAGATTTGCAAGATGTACCCTTTATGTTTATCTCTTCCGTGGCGCAACAGGGCATTGTGGAGCTGAAAGATCGACTTTGGGCGATGTTAAATAACTGACAGGTACGGCGGGGAGCGGCGAAGTGACTTTTGCGGGCC
Encoded here:
- the obgE gene encoding GTPase ObgE, with the translated sequence MTEGNFVDYVKIHAESGNGGKGSAHLHREKYIVKGGPDGGDGGRGGHVIVRGNENLWTLVGFKFKKHFKAGHGEHGSKQRSTGADGKDVYLEVPLGTVVKDPDSGKSLFEITEHDEEKILVEGGMGGRGNWHFKSSTNQTPRYAQPGIKGQEIDVILELKVLADVGLVGFPNAGKSTLLSVITSAKPKIADYEFTTLKPNLGIVKYRDFQSFVMADIPGIIEGAAEGKGLGHYFLRHIERNATLLFLIPADSDDIAREYQILLDELRRYNPELIDKDRLVAISKSDMLDEELMGEMRTELEKDLQDVPFMFISSVAQQGIVELKDRLWAMLNN